tgtggttccagagcccaagccgtgcgtagaggtgattccgactacctccagtcggaacctctcaacctcacgcactatctcaggctccttccccgccagcgaggtgacgttccacgtccctagagctagtttccgtgtccagggatcgggttgcctaggcccctgccttcgactgccgcccgatcctctacgcaccgaccccttatggtccctcctgtgggtggtgagcccacgggaaggcggccccacgtcgctccttcgggctatgcccggccgggccccatggggaaaggcccggccaccaggcgctcgcgtgcgagccccaaccccgggcctggctccagggtggggccccggctgcgccataccgggcgacgtcacggaactcaaataattattcatcattaaggggtgttttgaaccgctcttagtctgacccgtcgcctaggacctgtttgccttgggagaccctaccaggggcatatagccccagacaacatagctcctagggtcactcgggtactcaaacccctccaccacgttaaggtggcagttcatggaggagatgaaacgacaacatattaatatattatacatattaattataatatgtgattctaatttattttaggaaattataatataaaatatattcatcTAAATGAATAACACACTTATCAATTAACATATGACATAAATTAGGTGTGCTAAATAAGTGTACTAAAATGCTATTTCTAATCATGTATTTTAAGTATACTAAGTATGAAATAAGTGGGTCTGATTTAACAGACCTCAGTATACACATTTCTGAAACACTAACTTAAAAAAACTGATGTCTTCATTGAAGATGTCTTCTGTtcatttatgctagtagtacagtaaaactgTTACTTATGCCACCTTTATTTGGTTCCAAACTAATAAACGTAAGGATACTTTACAGATGTGTTCAGTCGGTTTAAGTGTTCTGTgtagggtgtgtttgtgtctctgagTGAGTAACACATTATGTACGTAATCACTTCTCTGTGTTGACCactatgttgctgtgtgtgtccaGTTACGGCAGAGCCAGCTGGAGCTACAGGAGGCCAGGGTGTCTCACAGACAGCTGAGTGCCCGCTTTGAGGAGCtcacagaggagaggagtgtACAGGGCCTCGGCCCACACCCTGCCAGCCTCCTCTGTGAGATAGAGCAGAGCATGGAGCAAGAAGAGCAGGAACAGGAGAGGGAGCAGGTACACCCCTGAACGTACACACACCCTGCTTGGAAAGAGAGAGGCACACAGAGTCCTAGGTTTCATGTCAGTGATTCTGTATCAGGGATTATATGTGAATCAGTGTATCTGTGGTTATTTTCAGTGGTTCACTGTATCAGTGATTCTTAGTGTATCAGGGATTATACGTGAATCAGTGTATCTGTGGTTATTTTCAGTGGTTCACTGTATCAGTGATTCTTAGTGTATCAGGGATTATATGTGAATCAGTGTCTCTGTGGTTATTTTCAGTGGTTCACTGTATCAGTGATGCTTAGCCCCAgttttctctgtgtctccagCTGCGTCTCCACCTGTGGGAGGCCTACTGCCAGGTGCGATCACTTGTCTCCCACCTGCGAGGCAACGACATCACAGACTCAGCCCTGTCAACAGATTCCTCAATGGACGAGTCCTCAGAGACTTCGTCCGCCAAGGACGTCCCCACCGGGAGCTTACACGCCAGTCTGCTGGAACTACGCAGACTTACCCAGAACCTGCTAGACGGCAACGAGTCCACGGTACTTGCTGACTGTCAAACACAGATAACCTATGCGctttttatacatatatatatatataagtgctgtcaaacaattaaaataatgaattgcgaTTAATCACATAAACGTCTGTAGTTAATTGCGATTAATCACAATTTTAAAATGGGTTCCAATTTGCTTATTTCCTTAATAAGCAGTTTTCTGTTTACAAAGCAGTGGATCAGGCCCTAAATCTCGATTTCCAGCTAAAATTACAGACCAACTCTGAATTATATATACTCTTTTGCTAGATctcatttgaaaggagacactttAAAGTTTGAGGAGATGTTCAGTTAATGTCTCCCCTCAAATCACCacaacaatacaattacaataaCTGCTATGTTAGCCTACTCTGTAAAACACATAGCAGCCATTTCATCAGCAGTGAATCATACCTCTACTTTTCCTGGTATTTCCCTTTGACGTTTAGGCTAAAATGGGGTTAGAATTGGTTCAGGTGTGGCTTTTCAAGTAGCTTTTCTTATGGCTAAAACTAAATATGCATGCCTTTATTAAATCATTCTCAATTTCAGCCAAATGCATAAGGTAGGGAACTTGAATAGGCAAAGGGGCTAGACTtgtttatttacagacattaatcaggagagatctgtaatttatttatgtACAGAGTGGATGCGGTTAATTCTGctattataatgtttttgtgGAAATGTGGCTGGCGACATTAATGCTTATCTTAAGCATGCTAATACATTAAATAAGCATAACTTACTTTGCGCCAATCAAGGTTAAAAGGTGGGTTTGCAAACGTACAGCGTCTTGGGACTAGTCTGAGAAAAGGGTCACTAGGGAGGCACCACTGGTATTCTAATAGATATTCCAATTTCTGACAACTAAGAACAGCGCAGACAGTGTTCTAACATATGTGTTACTACTATGTTACTATAACATTACTACTATGTAACTACTATGTTACTACTATGTTAGGCAATTTTCACAGACAAGAGGCGAGTAAACACAATTCACGACATGAATGCATAGACTACTCTCcatttttatattgaaaaaGGTTCATGTGAAGCATTGtagacatctccagcacaagtCAAGTGCCGAAAAGGTTTCCCTTGCACTGTAGCAAAACAATAGGCTATGTGACAGATCCCGAAAGCTTCATCATTATGAAATATGTTTGGAACGACAAAGACTCTTACTAAAGACtaggagcaaaatacagaaaggtccttgaagaaaacccgatccaaagcacacaggaCTTCAGACAGGGACAAAGGATtaaaacaacccaaagcacacagccaagacaatgctggagtggcttcaggacaagtctgaGAATGTCTTTGAGTGGTGGTCCAGCCAAATTCCAGACTTGCATCTGATTAAACATCTGTGGATATACATGCAGATTGCAGTTCACAGACGCTCCCCATTCAGTCTGACAGagtttgagaggatctacatCCAGATGTGTAAACCTGGTAGTCAGACCCAGGACTTGAACTGTGATCGCTGTCtaaggtgcttctacaaagtaatAAATAAAGGCTCTGAATAATTCTGAACATGAgctatttcagttttttgttgaTTTAAGGGAAAAAGATGTGATCAattatatgttatatatataagTCTATATCATagcaaaatgttgaaacatttttgtgttttggtgCTTGTGTGTAATGCAGGGTTATAATGTATAAtattacagtacaataaagtGAATCTACATTGTTgtgggtttttgtgtgtgagcaGGGTTCTCGACGTAGTGACGAAGAGGCACTGGAAGACCAGGTTCGAAAGCTTGGGGAAGAGctgagaggagtgagagaacTATATGACGCTGAACAGGACAGAACACGGACCAGCCAAGAGGAGGTTCTGGAACTCCATAACAAGGTAACACTGAACACAGAGGTTCATCATTGGTCAGTTCAGACCTGCAGATCAGATCTGTTCATTGGGCTGACCATGTGCCTGAGGTTCTACTCTGTGTCCTGCAGATCAGATCAGTTAATTGGGCTGACCATGTGCCTGAGGTTCTACTCTGTGTCCTGCAGATCAGATCAGTTAATTGGGCTGACCATGTGCCTGAGGTTCTACTCTGTGTCCTGCAGATCAGATCAGTTAATTGGGCTGACCATGTGTCTGAGGTTCTATTCTGTGTCCTGCAGATCAGATCAGTTCATTGGTTGACCATGTGTCTGAGGTTCTACTCTGTGTCCTGCAGATCAGATCACTTCATTGGGCTGACCATGTGCCTGAGGTTCTACTCTATGTCCTGCAGATCAGATCAGTTAATTGGTTGACCATGTGTCTGAGGTTCTACTCTCTGTCCTGCAGATCACTTCAGTGGGCTGACCATGTGTCTGAGGTTCTACTCTATGTCCTGCAGATAGCAATGCTTTCCGTGGAGGTGTGCTCCGTACGGGAGGAGAATGAGCGGATTAGGGCCATGTCTGAAGCCAGAGACCCCAGTGAACAGCTCCAAAGTGCTATACGAGACCGAGATGACGCCATTTCTAAGTAAGACCATGCCACATAGCTCTTCACCCAAATGAGTACGTAAAATAATTCCCTATGTAACAGACTGACATATAACCATAAGGTCTGTTTTATATTAATCTACCAAATGAGTCATGATTAAACTGTTCTTCAGCGCAACAAGACAAGACTAGCCGGATGTTATGTCTGTCTCCCTTACAGGAAGAAAGCAGTGGAGATGGAGCTGGCTAAATGTAAGATAGATATAATGTCTCTGAATAGCCAGCTCCTGGACGCCATCCAGCAGAAGCTAAACCTATCACAGCAGCTGGAGGCCTGGCAggtgggtcagaggtcactgtTCATGAGGGGGCACTCTAGACCACTCATAGTATGAGCTATTTGATTGttgagtgtgttttttttactatgtAGAAACACAGCTCAGCCACACTTGGATACACTGTATTTAAAGGAATGGAGGCAATCACAATAAAGTTGAACAACTTATTTCCATTGTGGTCCGCTGACTTATTTCCAGGGTTGTCCTCtaggggtcactgaatggtcTGTCAAACCAAGGGTTACAGTGTAAAAGCAGACGATTGTATGCCTGAATGCCCTTAGGCATACGAACGGCACAACGTATGAATGATCACATTCACACAGCAATCGGTCGTCGTTATTTACGTATGCTGGGCTTTATTCAATCAATGACAGTAAACCGGCAGACTGGAAAGTGTACCTGTAGATCCAGCTGTTCCTTCCCACTCCGCATCCTGTCCTGTCATCTAACTTACAActgtctggtgtgtctgtgttaacaTGTATCATACGTACTCTGAGTCGCCAATTTACATGAGTGTCTGAACAACAACTATTTAATGAAACCTTGAGTTTTTGTATTTAACCATACTGCAAACAGTTAAACACGTACTGTAGGACAAGCAGCTAGCGAACATAAATTGAGGACTCAGTGTGTGTCTTTCCCCTCCCCTGGCCTGTAACTAGCAgctctttcctctttctttccctggCTGCAGTTTGCCTCCTCAGGGCTCTTTACTGTGTGGCTCTTGTGGTTTCTGATCTAGTGGCCTTTCTCAGCTTCCGTACCACTTTCCCTCCCCTGTGGTACCCCCCTACTGCCTTAGAGGTGAGCCTAGGTGTGCCATCTTACCCTGGTCCTGTCCGGTGCCACTGTTCCATGCCACACTGAGCCATTCCATGTCATGGCCTGCTGGctcaacaaaaatgtgcacaccTGTTCTAAGCCATTTGATCACCTGAAAACCACCCACTTCCAAGTCAGTCTGTCGCCTCGCCCTCACATTTCCTGTATCTCTTCTCTAAAACCCTGTCCTTTATAACACCCTGTCACATTTCCTGTATCTCTTCTCTAAAACCCTGTCCTTTATGACACCCTGTCACATTTCCTGTATCTCTTCTCTAAAACCCTGTCCTTTATAACACCCTGTCATATTTCCTGTATCTCTTTTCTAAAATCCTGTCCTTTTTAACACCCTGTCACATTTCCTGTATCTCTTCTCTAAAATCCTGTCCTTTTTAAAACTATCACATTTCCTGTATCTCTTCTCTAAAACCCTGTCCTTTTTAACACCCTGTCACATTTCCTGAATCCCTTCTCTAAAACTCTGTCCTTTATAACACCCTGTCACATTTCCTGTATCTCTTCTCTAAAACCCTGTCCTTTTTAACACCCTGTCACATTTCCTGAATCCCTTCTCTAAAACTCTGTCCTTTATAACACCTTGTCACATTTCCTGTATCTCTTCTCTAAAACCCTGTCCTTTTTAACACCCTGTCACATTTCCTGTATCTCTTCTCTAAAACCCTGTCCTTTTTAACACCCTGTCACATTTCTTGTATCTCTTCTCTAAAACCCTGTCCTTTTTAACACTATCACATTTCCTGAATCCCTTCTCTAAAACTCTGTCCTTTATAACACCTTGTCACATTTCCTGTATCTCTTCTCTAAAACCCTGTCCTTTTTAACACCCTGTCACATTTCCTGTATCTCTTCTCTAAAACCCTGTCCTTTTTAACACCCTGTCACATTTCTTGTATCTCTTCTCTAAAACCCTGTCCTTTTTAACACTATCACATTTCCTGAATCCCTTCTCTAAAACTCTGTCCTTAACACCCTCTCTCGCATTTCCTGTATCTTTTTCAAGAATCCTCTCTGAGACCACTTTTACACTCCACTCTCTGTTTGTATCTCTCTGTCACTATATTGTGTTCACTCTCTCTTAGTCACTCATTCAATCattctgtctttccttctcttaGGATGATATGCACAGTATGATTGATCAGCAGCTCATGGAAAAGCACCAGGAGGAGTGGAGGGCGACCCCCTACTCCCTCGCTGGGCCCTCTGGGGGTCGTGGGGGCCCTTCCGGCCAGTCCTCCAGGCGAGCCCATCGCCTCTCTGATGGGGACAAGAGGCTCTTTTCCTTCTTCAAAAAGAACTGAGCGCCTATGGACTGGCCAATGTGAAcctgagaaaaagaaagaggaaaacagtgcagagggagggagaggaaagacTGGTGGAGCCAAATCCTGAGGGCAGTGATGCACTATCAGACGGGGGGGGGCTAAAGAGGTTCAGGGTTCATTTTGCACTTTATCTGTCCCATCACGTCAGTCCTTACAGATGTTGAAAGATCGAGTCAAAGTCACTTCGATAGCAGCACTGTAAGACCCCCAGAGGCCTTGGCTACCATCCCATAAACACCCATTGGGCTTACAAGAACGTggttacatactgtacattacctCCAAAGAGGACAGTTCCCTAGTAGTGCCTCCCAGCATCTCTAGCCCACTGTCAGAACTCTGGACTGGAAGTGTGTGCATACAGTAGGACTGACTCCTGGGTTCTGTCGCAGGCCAGGGAGTGTGGGGAAAAGGTGTTCGGTACGGTACACACCAAGGCCTGGGGTGGAGGGATCGGGACAGTGGGACAGGGATCTGGGTATGGGAACTTCCATATGAGTACATGGACCAGCTTCTGGGGGGAGATATCTCAGACAAGTTCTCAGGTTTATTCATATATTCAGGGATTAACAAAGAGGCCTTCCAGTCGCTACAGTCCAGTGGATGCATTCCCTGTAATTGGTTTGCACCAATTAAAGGGAATGACATAGCATTATGGCATTATGGTCATGACATAGCATTAGCTATAAGTCAAAGATAACTTTGACACCACACACCAAGATTTAATTCTTCAATATCACAGGATTTGTTGCATTCACGTAATTCACAGACATGGAAATGTCCAGCTCATGCCAAGTATTTCTATACATTAACATAGCACTCTATGAAAATCAAGCCTAAATTTACCTCAGGCCATTATCATCACTGAGTACCCGGCCAGAGCACGGCAGGGGCCATAAGGAACAGTTACATTTACTACCCACTGAATGTATGACAACCAGCCTAACGTTATCTAAAGTGGTTATGGCTCCATCTCAGGTCCCTAGACATCTCTTCATAGGCCTCTCCTTAGTCTCTGACATATGAATAAACCTCTGAGCAGCTGGTGTCAGTTACAGCCTCTGTCAATGTCGACTTTTTCTATAGTTACAATGTCACATTTAGCATATGTTTGACGTACAAAAAAGGGATAAGAATATGTTATTTTCCTCATTTATCTTCCTCCTAGCTGACCAAATCCtctgaattgtttacattagcTTAATAAAGGAGACGTGAACAGTCCTTAAATACTTCTGCAGTGCCTAATTTTGGCAAGTCAAAGGCATCCATATTGTGTTGCAGTAAATTTACTGGAAGACAAATGCAGTATGATATTGATTTAGTATCCTACTCTGTCAGGTACCAGTTTCAaggtaaaaacattttgacagggACTACAGAGTGCATTAGTAACATAGAAGTAATATAGAAGGTCTGCTGCCATTCCCATCGCTTCAAAGCTTATGATAGTGGACCATTCCTTCCCTAGATTTTGGGCTTCCATTAGGCCAGACATATCTGTGAGTCCGTATTTGAAGAGTGTGTGTAGATTTATGAGATGCATCTTTACGAACCTTCATGGTGTGTGTTGAGAATGAGACCATTGCAGTCTTTTGACTTCTGGGCATGGGAAGTCATTTCCAGAGCACCAGAGCAAACCTATGCAGATGTCTTGGTAAGGTTGGTTACGTTCAACCCAAAGAATGATTATTTTTAAAGAGCTGAGAGTAGGTTCGGACTAaatcaatatatttataaatatatatgtttttcaatggaaatgtaacatttgttcCTATAGTTTGTTAGTGTGTATTGAGCGTTTGCATACAACAAATGCATATTAATTGGGATCTCTATGGAAAGGGATAGGAGGGCTGATGTGAAGATTCTAAGTCATCTGTCTGGTCAGTTCTGCTCAATGAATGTCATTCTAAATTTCACGCAAATAACAGAATGTTAGCTAAGTTTGGCATTTGAATGAAGTTAAGATACTCTAAGTTATTGTACCAAGGTTTTAATTAAACACATTACCCTGTTCGCTCCTTACAGGGTTACTGGGTAGCGTTGACATTTTCTACAAAGTAAGAGTTGCTTCCATTGCCTTCACTTGAGCCCACAGCTAAAGgaagtctgtctttctctctgtaatcTAATCAGCTGGGGTGTTGTATTGATCTGAGGGGTGTAACACCAGGAGCTGGTCAGCTCTGAAAAGTACTGGAAACTTGATTTTAGTTAGCATTAAGCCTAACACACACAGCTAGCCTGCGCCCTATGAATCGAGTGATGAGAGGTTATTCTGCAGGCTTAGCTAGGAGTGGGTTGAACATGGGTGAAAGGATATTTGAACTCAAAATAATACTAACTCCGACCAGAATGTGCGTTTTCTAATATCCTTGTCTTCTTGgttaagaaacaaaacatttctgtagtATTTTGTGGCCACAGGTCTAGAAGTTCTGAAGAAGTCCTGTTGGCACTAGCGTTGTATGTATCCACAACTGAAAGTTGTTTAAAGTTTGGTTACCAGAATGAAACAGAATGAAACAGGGAGGGACCTACCTACATTTTTACCAATAACATAATCAgtgtttcattctgtttgatGAAACATCTTGCATCTAAAACATTTCAGGTATGTAAGTCATATCATTCTGCTCATTCAGGTGAGATCGCTGGAGGACCTCTGGTAATTCATGTGTAATCCACGTACAGTTTTTGTGTTTACAGTTTGATATTATTTCCTTTTACATTATGTCCAAAATAATTGTTACCAATTGTAGTGCTATTACAGTATTATCCTTTTGAATACTCTTTCTAAAATATGTCTCCTGTCCTCAATTGTATTAACCAGCCTGAATTCTGGCAGAAAAGTTGTATCTTgcattgtgtgtgagtgtgtgagtgtgtgtgtgctgtgtaaaAAGCGGATTGCATTGGGTGACAACTGTTTGTCCTCAAGGGCCATGTTTTTTGGAACTCACTTGTTCttaatgtgtgtctgagtgtgtgtcctAATGTCCTTTTGTCATTCACCAGTGACGTTGTTTGGGTTGCAGAAATCCCTGGAACCTTTGAAACAGGTCATTGACGATGAGAGCATAGGGAATCATTTGAGGAATCTGTGCAGGGTCTTCATACagttgtttttgtcattgtaCTCATTTGTCTAGAAACTCACCACAATAGGGTAGGAAACGTAGCTTTCTGTCAACCTCATTAGTGGATGATCATCCATGACACATTTCCCAATTAGCCTTCATAAATGAATGTGGCACTGAACTTAAACGGCTTCCCTGTATCTCCTGACCAAGTACATACACCCTGTAATGGTGAGGAAACATTTACCCTGCCACAGTCAActgaacattaacaatgtcatgATGACACCGAAGGTTCCGATCCCAGAAGCGGACCTAGTAGATATTCAGTGTCAAACTACAATAAACAAAGAGAAATGACATGAAGCTCCAAGGTCGGACAAaggttatgtttgtgtgtatgttgaaGTATTTACACATTATGAATATGCATACTCATTGTAGgaaacatttttctaaatttGTGAAGCTGTCATGAAGAGGTGCATAATATTTATGCGTTATGATGTAGAAAATAAAGGTTGAGAGTATGGTTTTATATTCTTAGCAAATTACTATTTTTAGTTATGGATAAAAAAAGACCCAATCTGACAATGAGAAGTgatttttataacatttttgaaaaggaGTACATCCAAtgaatgtgtttatatatgtggAGGCCactgtgaaaaaataaaatgggaaCAGAAAGAAACTGCCTTGGTAATGTTCTTACTTTGGCCTTTTTCCATATAGAGAAAAAGACCCTTGCTTGTCTGAAGACAAAACTCCATTTACCAGCGCATTCATAGTCTTAAGTAATAGAATGATGAACACTGATAGTTGGCATAGCCTCATTGTGGTCaacaaaaaagaataaaacagCTTTATAGGAGACATTTAAGTGGTACAATACCTCCATACAGTTTTATTGACAAAGAGCAAGACAGAAGTTTAAAACCAGTTTATCAAGACCAAGCCTCAAATCATTGACAAGAGATCAGTCATTGTGTCAAATATTTATtcctttaaaacatttattattgattAAATTCATGTAGGGAAAAATGAATAGTACATGTCTTTTCTCCAGTGTACAGCAAACCACAGCTGATAGCACACAAGGCATGTCAACACATGCGCAATTATGTGTGCGaacatgtgtgtatgttctaTATATCgaatataaacacacaaatatatttatatacacatacacataattAATAGAAATCATACAGTGAGATTTGATACGAATTCTCCACTTCCTGGCTTGCATCGCACAGCGCTCAGGTTCTGGCACTGACATGACACCCGGTCCGAACGTCGTCTGTTCAGGGCCACGGCCTTACCAAACcccacattatgaccacctcaGCTTACAGCAGCCATCGTCAAGCAGAGGGCGAGGTATTCGGGGGCCCAGGTGTGTGCAGGACAGTGCTGAGGCCAGGATTCCCATTGCCTCCTTAATAATGCTCCCCCGTGTAGACCTTTAGGAGGAAACTGTCACGGGGGCCTGTCTGCCACAAACTCAAAGTCAAGCAAAACACTGGATAGTAACACTTCAGTTGAACGGGCAACAAGTTCGTGACGTGTCAGAGACAATGACACCACCAGGCATAAACAATTAACGGTTCGGAACATTTTGCAAGCTGAAAATATTTGACAGGTTTATTAATACTAAATGCATGTCAGATACCTTACGCATACCCCTTCAAACAAAGTGTTACATGCtgaacacgcacgcacgcacacacacacacccacatctaACCAACGTTTGCTATGGATCAGGGTCACTGCACAGACTACAGCAAACCTCCCATTACCTGACAACACTGTCCTGGCACAAACTAAATCCCCCCTGCACTGATGATAACCATGATCCTATTATTAAATGCCCCAGAAGTGACCAAACACAAAGGGCTGTGTATCCCTGGCTGCAAGAAGTGCTGATATGAGGGTGTTTGGTGCATGGGAGTAGAGAGGCCGGTGTGGTTTAGTAGAGCCGTACGGGTTCACTCCCAGGTGACTAACCTCAGCTCTACATGCccggaccaaacacacacagtggaccTCTATGGCAACAGTTCAACAGGGGGAACCAAAGAGCTTCAAAATCGTTCCTTAACAAATC
This portion of the Esox lucius isolate fEsoLuc1 chromosome 13, fEsoLuc1.pri, whole genome shotgun sequence genome encodes:
- the bicdl1 gene encoding BICD family-like cargo adapter 1 isoform X2; this encodes MSAFCLDLHTSTAAISAPLELDSDCMEHPLDQGNKTPQETGGFQSHSLLHTGSGGLGMALEEELAMLTGEQDEEVEDELPNVETPVIEQNTDLLSLFRQKEKDLVLAAKLGKALLERNQDLTKQYEKMNKDLNDKLESLEQEKHELRRRLENREGEWGDRVAELETDVQHLQGELERHQVQLREADRDKSTAIRELSEQNTRLLEQLNRAAEVERQLSSQVHSLRDDFREKSESTNQHMTRLENLHAEIKMLSERKRELERRVNAVLEENELLQNTVDHLRERTLVLEKQYQEKDMQLRQSQLELQEARVSHRQLSARFEELTEERSVQGLGPHPASLLCEIEQSMEQEEQEQEREQLRLHLWEAYCQVRSLVSHLRGNDITDSALSTDSSMDESSETSSAKDVPTGSLHASLLELRRLTQNLLDGNESTGSRRSDEEALEDQVRKLGEELRGVRELYDAEQDRTRTSQEEVLELHNKIAMLSVEVCSVREENERIRAMSEARDPSEQLQSAIRDRDDAISKKKAVEMELAKCKIDIMSLNSQLLDAIQQKLNLSQQLEAWQDDMHSMIDQQLMEKHQEEWRATPYSLAGPSGGRGGPSGQSSRRAHRLSDGDKRLFSFFKKN
- the bicdl1 gene encoding BICD family-like cargo adapter 1 isoform X1; protein product: MSAFCLDLHTSTAAISAPLELDSDCMEHPLDQGNKTPQETGGFQSHSLLHTGSGGLGMALEEELAMLTGEQDEEVEDELPNVETPVIEQNTDLLSLFRQKEKDLVLAAKLGKALLERNQDLTKQYEKMNKDLNDKLESLEQEKHELRRRLENREGEWGDRVAELETDVQHLQGELERHQVQLREADRDKSTAIRELSEQNTRLLEQLNRAAEVERQLSSQVHSLRDDFREKSESTNQHMTRLENLHAEQGVEIKMLSERKRELERRVNAVLEENELLQNTVDHLRERTLVLEKQYQEKDMQLRQSQLELQEARVSHRQLSARFEELTEERSVQGLGPHPASLLCEIEQSMEQEEQEQEREQLRLHLWEAYCQVRSLVSHLRGNDITDSALSTDSSMDESSETSSAKDVPTGSLHASLLELRRLTQNLLDGNESTGSRRSDEEALEDQVRKLGEELRGVRELYDAEQDRTRTSQEEVLELHNKIAMLSVEVCSVREENERIRAMSEARDPSEQLQSAIRDRDDAISKKKAVEMELAKCKIDIMSLNSQLLDAIQQKLNLSQQLEAWQDDMHSMIDQQLMEKHQEEWRATPYSLAGPSGGRGGPSGQSSRRAHRLSDGDKRLFSFFKKN